In Benincasa hispida cultivar B227 chromosome 8, ASM972705v1, whole genome shotgun sequence, the sequence TATGCTTACACCGTAAATAAATACCTAAACAAAACCTCAAAGAAACActctaaaaaaatatcataacaCCTCTTTAAGCTCCTAGAAATATAAGATAAGGATAAACCTCATAATAAAATCTACTCTAATATAATCCATCTGCTATACAGTTTTCGAGTTGAGTGGTGATTTAATATTACGAGTAGAATTCAGAAAAACTATGTAGATAATGGTACAAAAGTTAATAAAGAGTTGGCAATGTCTAAGAAGTTTCACAGCCcaaagccaaaaaaaaaaaaactacactaGATCAACACTAAGAAGAGAAACATGGTTATATGACAATCCATGTCTTTCTGATGTGCAACCTAATctctaaccaaaaatcacaaaacaaaaaacatacataaaacaCATTGAAAAACACATATAAATaacttcaaaacctcatttgTTTCTTGCTAAAAAATGGGCAAAATTAACACTATAATTTTTGTCCTTGTTTCTCTCTTATTCTTAATTAGCATCTCTTCAGCAGTCCCAATAGTGTCATCCCAACCCGCAAACCACACAGATCTTCAAGCGGCCATTGAAGACATGAAGGCCAAATCCTTCTATGGCTTTGCCATCCTTCTCCAAATGCTCAACATCACCACCCAACTAACCCTAAAAGAAATCACTTTCTTCATCCCCCAAGACCCTCAGCTCTCCAATATCTCCATTGCCGTCGACCGTCTCGAAGCGTTCGTGCTCAGTCATTTGATTGTCATGCCACTTGAATTCAGCGACTTGATTCGGTTTCCGACCGGTTCGATCGTTCCTTCAGGTTACCATAATAGGATGATCAGAATCCATAACCATGGAAGAGGCCATTTTGTTGTTAATAATGCTGTAGTCAATGTTCCTAATGTTTGTTCTAGTTCTGAGAGTATTAAGTGTCATGGGGTTAATAAGGTTATTGATTATGGTAGGGATTCTTATGGTAATCTTAATAATTAACTTCTGGGGTTATATCTTTGGAATATAGTTTGTTATTGGAATACAAAATATCAAAGTTTATCGTGTTGAATAAAAAGTACTTTAGGTGTGTGAGTTTAGAGAATGGTTCCACTTTATATTATACTTTGTTCCTCCCATTTCTTCATATAAGATAAGATATGAACAAGAAATTAAATCGAATATACACACCAAAACTATAGTTTTCTTGATTGATTAAAGCATTTTTTTcgtaaccattttgtttataaaattttagcTTACTTTCAGTTTTagcatataaatactatatcactctataataataataattaaaaaaaaaaaaagttattcaaTGTGATTATTTATAATNNNNNNNNNNNNNNNNNNNNNNNTTAATTT encodes:
- the LOC120082397 gene encoding FAS1 domain-containing protein SELMODRAFT_448915-like, whose translation is MGKINTIIFVLVSLLFLISISSAVPIVSSQPANHTDLQAAIEDMKAKSFYGFAILLQMLNITTQLTLKEITFFIPQDPQLSNISIAVDRLEAFVLSHLIVMPLEFSDLIRFPTGSIVPSGYHNRMIRIHNHGRGHFVVNNAVVNVPNVCSSSESIKCHGVNKVIDYGRDSYGNLNN